One stretch of Telopea speciosissima isolate NSW1024214 ecotype Mountain lineage unplaced genomic scaffold, Tspe_v1 Tspe_v1.0012, whole genome shotgun sequence DNA includes these proteins:
- the LOC122647125 gene encoding uncharacterized tatC-like protein ymf16 has translation MENLPLSVGGGGSSVRPSSSRPLLDLNFPPVEEAHPDLNLPPAADPAPAADPAPAADPVPAADPAQDQIHRRLRRLTDNLRTRPYDLDDLYEIAEEGAPWESTLIEAVQSRLRAYGYGERDSFFIKEFVIFIFYFSFELLKRISYEFHFAPETILGEVRIRSVRILIGLGLTWFTRYWFPEESISPLAKPFLTLPLDSYFVRTQSTEAFPTYVATSSIACSYFVFPLISHQIWCFSIPSCYGEQRTKYNRILHLSGSRFSLFLFLTPPRVVPNVWHFPYFVGATSTNSLMIKLQPKIYDYIILTVRISFIPSVCSQVPVIVIRLPEPRGLSVETSTNNRRFLMVFPLLTAALSTPPDIWCQIVARFPISSIIELAISVASIVQVREEGWTSGMRESGSIDKKEE, from the exons ATGGAGAATTTGCCTCTTTCCGTTGGAGGCGGTGGAAGCAGTGTCCGCCCTTCGAGTTCGAGACCGCTCCTCGATCTCAACTTCCCTCCTGTGGAAGAGGCTCATCCCGATCTCAACTTGCCCCCTGCCGCTGACCCTGCCCCTGCCGCTGACCCTGCCCCTGCCGCTGACCCTGTCCCTGCCGCTGACCCTGCCCAGGACCAAATTCATCGACGTCTGAGGCGACTAACCGATAATCTGCGAACCCGTCCATATGATTTGGATGACTTGTATGAAATAGCGGAAGAAGGTGCTCCGTGGGAAAGCACTTTGATTGAGGCGGTCCAATCAAGGCTTAGGGCTTATGGATATGGTGAACGCGATTCT TTTTTTATAAAGGAGTTcgtcattttcattttctatttctcctttGAATTACTCAAAAGAATATCCTATGAATTTCATTTCGCACCGGAAACTATTCTAGGAGAAGTTCGAATCCGTTCCGTTCGGATATTGATCGGTCTTGGTTTGACATGGTTTACGCGTTACTGGTTCCCGGAAGAGTCAATATCTCCATTAGCTAAACCCTTTCTGACCCTGCCTTTGGACTCGTATTTTGTTCGTACACAATCAACGGAGGCCTTCCCGACATATGTTGCAACGTCTTCAATAGCATGCTCTTACTTCGTCTTTCCCTTAATAAGTCATCAAATTTGGTGCTTTTCGATCCCCAGTTGCTATGGGGAACAAAGGACGAAATACAATCGAATCCTCCATTTAAGTGGTTCTCGCTTCTCCTTGTTCCTGTTCCTAACTCCTCCCCGGGTAGTTCCCAATGTTTGGCACTTTCCATACTTCGTGGGTGCAACATCAACAAATTCGCTCATGATCAAGTTACAACCTAAGATCTATGACTATATTATTTTAACTGTTCGTATTTCGTTCATTCCATCGGTATGTTCCCAGGTACCTGTAATTGTGATCCGTTTGCCAGAACCAAGGGGTCTTTCTGTGGAAACCTCCACGAACAATCGTCGTTTTTTGATGGTTTTTCCGCTTCTCACAGCTGCTCTTTCCACACCTCCGGATATCTGGTGCCAAATCGTCGCCCGTTTCCCTATTTCTTCGATAATAGAGTTGGCTATCTCTGTGGCATCGATTGTACAAGTTCGTGAAGAGGGCTGGACGAGTGGAATGAGGGAGAGCGGCTCGATCGACAAAAAAGAAGAGTAG